GCAGGACAACCTCTCGCGCTCCAGGCAGGGCATCCTGCGCGGGCTGCATTTCCAGCGCACCTACCCCCAGGGCAAGCTCGTCTCCGTGACGCGCGGCAGGGTCTTCGACGTGGCCGTGGACATCCGGCCCGACTCGCCGACCTTCGGCAAATGGTACGGGGCGGTCCTCGACGACGAAAACCACCACCAGCTGTGGGTCGCGCCCGGATTGGCCCACGGCTTCTGCGTCATGTCCGAGACAGCCGATTTTACCTACAAGTGCACCGACTACTATCACCCCGAGGACGAGGGCTGCCTGCGCTGGAACGATCCCGACATCGGCATCGATTGGCCCGTGCAAAGCCCTACCCTCTCAGACAAGGACGCCAAGGCCCCCAGCCTGCGGGAACTCTTTCCCCAACGCTTCGCTTAAGGGCAATCACAAGACGAATCGAGGAGGGCCAGCCCTCCTCGAACTCCTCCCGGCAGGACTCATCCGACCAGGGCGCGCCCCTGCATCCGCGATTTTTCTTACTGAATTGATTGGCGTGAAACGCAGGAATGCCGTTGCGCGGCAATCCTGCGTGTCCCGTGCATGGCGTGAATCAGAGCTTGGCGGCTTGCACCAGCGGCAGGGCGACCTTGAAGACGACCTTCCTGATCGGCTCCGGTCCGCAGAAGGCGATCTGGCCCATGTGGGCGTCCTGCGGGAAATAGGCAACGAAGCGGCTTGGCGTCAGCACCGTGAGGCCCTGCGGCCGCTCGGGACGCCCCAGGACGATGGCGTCCTTTTCGGACGAGTACGGCGATATGGCCGTAAGCCCCTCCAGCGGATGCCACTCCAGGATTTCCGCGCCGGATAGCACGGCCTGGATATCGATGTAGCGCCTGTGCGCCTCCATGTTGTTCTGGTCGCGCGGCCTCGTCAGATATCCGAACACGCGGGCGAACAGGTCCGTGCCGCGAATCTGGAACTCGCCGTCCGGCGACGAGGCGTCCAGCTTGCGCAGGAACTCCAGGGCGTCGTCGAGCCGATCGCCGAAATACTGGCTCCAGTTTTCCACCACGTCTGCGATCATGGGAACCTCCGGTGCGAGCAGCGACTACCCCAAGGCGGGGGAAAAGGGAAGGTGGGGACTGGGGAGCGGCCTACCCTCTCAATGCCTCAATCGGATCCAACCGCGCCGCACTCCTTGCCGGCCTCAATCCGAACAGCACGCCGATGCCCAACGACGCGAAAAGCGCGATTCCGAAGATTCTCCACGATAATTGAATCTCCAAAATCTCCAACCGCTCCAAAAATTGTGCCGCGCCCATGCCTAGCGCCACGCCGACCAGCGCGCCGATGAGCGTCAGCAGCACGGCCTCGGCCAGGAATTGCAGCAGAATGGCCGAGGACGACGCGCCCACGGCCTTTTTGAGCCCGATCTCCTTGGTGCGCTCGCTCACGGACAGATAGAACAGGTTGGCCAGCACGAAGCCGCCCACGGTCATGGCCACCATGCTCGTCACGCCCAGGAAGACCATGAGCCCGCCCTGGATCACGGACAGGAACTTGAGCACCTCGTCGGCCGTGAGGATGGTGAAATCGTCGGGCTCGCCGGGTTCCAGGCCGTGCAGGTGGCGCAGGAAGGAGCGCAGATTCTCGCGGTTGGCCTCCATGTTCTCGGGGTCGCGGAACTTTATGCGCAGGGCTCGGAAGTACTGGCGGTCCAGGTTGAAGCGCTGGGTCAGCGTGGTCAGGGGCATGACTATGCGTTCGTCCGGGTTGCCCGGCCCGCCGGAGGCCCCGCGCTCCGTGAGCGTGCCCACGACCTGGAAGGGGATGCTGTTGACGTACACGGTCTGCCCCACCGGCGAGCGCTGGCCGAACAGCTCGCGCGTGGGCACGACGCCGAGCAGCACGACCCTGGCCCCGCGCTCCACGTCCTCCTCGTTCAGATCGCGGCCCTCGGCCAGGGGCCAGTCCCAGGCCTGGGCGTAATTGGCCGAGGAGCCGATGGCCGAGTCCAGGTCGATGGTCGTGCCGCCGTAACGCAGCTTCAGGTTGCGCTTGGCGCGCATGGGCACCACCAGGTACGCGCCGGGCAGGGATTGGCGGATGCGCTCCAGGTCGGTCCAGGACAGGGTCAGCGTACGCATGCCCACGGCGCGGTTGAGCACGTCGCCGCCCAGCACGAAGGCCGCGTCCGGCCCGAAGTTCTCGGTGATCTCGCGCGCCTTGCGTTGCGCGCCGTCCACGGCGGCCACGATGATGGTCAGCGAGGCAATGCCCAGGCCCACGCCCAGGACCACGAACAGGCTGCGCAGCCGGTAGGCCCATAAAGCCTGGGCGGCCATGCGCCCGATGCGCTCCAGGCGCGCCATGCGTCGCCGGTCGGGCACGGCCTAGCCTCCGGCCAGGGCCGGAACGACGCGCTCCTGGCCTTCGATGCGGCCGTCCACCACGCGCACGCGCCGCTGGGCGTAGGTAGCCGTGGCCTCGTCGTGCGTGACCAGGATGACGGTCATGCCCGTGGCGTGGATGGAGGCGATGAGGTCCATGATCTCGCCGCTAGTGCTGGAATCCAATTGTCCGGTTGGCTCGTCGGCCAACAGGATGCGCGGCTCGTTGACCAGCGCGCGGGCGATGGCCACGCGCTGCTGCTGCCCGCCGGAAAGCTGCGCGGGCGTGAAACCAACCCGGTCGCCCAGGCCCACGCGATCCAGAAGCTCATGTCCGCGACGGCGCAGCTCGGCGCGCGGCGTGCCGGCGTACAGGCCGGGCAGCATGACGTTGTCCAGGGCCGTGGCATAGGGAATGAGGTAGAAGCTCTGGAAGATGAAGCCGGTCATCCTGTTGCGCAGGGAGGACAGGGCGTCGTCGGACAGGCGCGACACGTCCCGGCCCTCCAGCTCGTAGCTGCCATCGCTAGGCTGGTCCAGCAGGCCGATGATGTGTAACAGCGTAGACTTGCCCGAGCCGGACGCGCCTTGCAAGGCCACGAACTCGCCCTGGGCGATGTCCAGGGACACGCCCTTGAGCACCTCCACGGACTGCTCGCCCTGCTGGTAGCGCTTGTGGATTTCGCGCAGACGGACCAGGGAAGCCGGCATGTCAGACCTCCGGCTTCCAAAGACAAGGTAAAATCAGGCAGTTGATGGCAACCCGCACGACGTGACGCCTCATGCTGCACGCCCGATTTCAGCCATGGCTTTGTCCATCTCGCCCGCGATACGCATGAGAAGCTGCTTTTCCCGCTTGCTCAATTCGAGAAAGGCCTGCTCCTCTTCGGCATTTTTGGCGTCGAAGGCCATGTTCCGGTAAAGGTCGTAGGCCCTGTACTCGAGCTCCACGGCCAGGTTGATGAGCTGTTCGCAATCCTCGTAATTGGCCTTGGCCCAGACCAGGAGCGGGGTCGGATCGTCGCCGCTGGCCATGATGTTGCCGCCGAGGCTCTCGAACAGCTTCTCGAACGAGGCCATGTGCTCGGTTTCCTCCTCCGAGGAGACTGCCTTGAGCGTGTCGTGGAGAATCCGGGCATTGCTCTTCTTGATATCCGCCAATTCCTGGATCGAGGAGCAGGAAAAGCGCTTGGGCGGGGCCTTGAGGAGTTCGGTGTAGAAGAGCCAGGAACCTTTCTCCAATTCAAGGGCGGTCAGGAGCGCCTCCCGGAGCGTCCTGCTGCTCTCGAAAAGCCGCATCGGCGGTCTGTCGGGCAGGCTCTTGCCGTTCCAGGCCGCGATGCCGCCGTCCAAGGTGTAGATGCCCTTGCGGAAAGCGCCGCTTTCGGCAGCCATGACGGCCGCTGCCATGGATCTGCCGCCGACCGAGCAGTAGAAGATATTCTCCCGATCAGGGTGGATGTCGCCGAGGTGTTCGACAAATTCTTTAAGCGGCAGCAGCTTGGCCCCCGGAATGTGGCTAACCTCATACTCGGACGGCTGGCGCACGTCGATCAGGTCATATTCCGATTCGGAATGCGTGTTGATGAATTCACGAAGCTTCTGGGCGCTGAGGGTCTGGATATCCTGTTCATCGTTCATCGCCACCTCCTGTATTCCGTCTATCTCGTGAAGTGACTGAAGCCTGCTTCCCGCAAGCTCAAAAGCTGAATGTGGAATGACCTGCGGTTTCGCCGGTCCGCTTGGAAACACCTGGCAAGATTGCTTGCGGCATTTCCCGTCGCTGCGGACGGAAGGAAATGAATGGGCAATGGCCTGCTTCGGGTCATCCGCCCTTATAGGCGGTATAGGGAACAGGCTGCAACACAATGACGGCGAAACGGAAGGAAGACGGCAAGGAACTCTATGGTGATTACTCTCCGGGCGCAGTACCTGCATCCTGGCCTATTCCTGGGAGCAAGGGGCTACTGATTTTCGCCGCCACTTCCCGAGCCGCCGCCGGAACTTCCGCCGGGGCTGCTGCCGGGCTCGCTGGGTCTGCCGGGAGGGCCGCCGTTGTCCTGACTGTTGCGCTGCCCGCTTCCACCACCGCCACCGCCGGCCATGCGCTGGCCGTTCGACGTCTGTGGCACTGTGAGGCCGGGAATGACCACCTGCGTGGCCACCACGTCGCCCACCTGCAAGCCGTTGACGATCTCGCTGCTCTCCAGGCCTTGCAGGCCGAGCTGCGGGTTGACCTCGCGCACCTTGCCGTCCGGGCCACGCATGAAGACCACCTGACGGTCGCCGACCCACTTGAGGGCTGTGTTGGGCAAGGCCGGCACGTTCTCGCGCTGCTCGACCACGATCTGGCATTGAGTGGTCATCTCGGGCCGCAGGGCCAGGGCCTGCTGCGGGTCCAGCGGCACAAGGGCCCGGTAGTATACGATGTTGTCGCGTATCTCGGGCTCGGGATAGATCTGCTCGATACGGCCTTGGAACATGCGCTCCTGGTATGAATCCACGCGGAATTCCACGGGCATGCCGGGCTTGACCTGGCCCACGTCGGTCTCGTCCACGTAGATCCACATCTCCAGGCGCGTGGGGTCGATGACCGTGACCAGGTTGGTGACCTGCAGGCCGGACACCACGGTCTCGCCCTCCTGGGCCGTGACCTGCGAAACCAGGCCCGAAATGGGCGTGATGATGCGCGTGTAGGATATGCGCACCTTGATCGAACGCAGGGTGGCTTGGGCCACGTCCACGGCCCTGCGCGCCTTGGTCAGTTCCTGCTCGAACTCCTGGCGCAGTCGGCGCAGGGTGGCCTGGCGGGCTTCCAGCTCGTTGCGGCTAACATCCAGGTCGCGCCTGGCCTGGTCCAGAATGTCTTGTGGCTGCACGTCCCTGGCCACGAGATCCTGCTGGCGTTTGAAGTTGGCCTGGGCATAGGCGTATTGCGCCTGGGCCAAATCGAGCTGGGCCTGGGCCTCCGCGATCTGCAGAGGATAGACTTGACGCACGCGGGACAGCTCGGCCTGGGCGCTGGCCAGGCGGGCCTCGGTCTCGGCCTGCTCGGCCTGCTGCTCGCGGTCGTCGATGACCGCCACGAGGTCTCCCTGGTTCACCCGGTCGCCGACCTTGACCGGCATGCGCTCGATGATGCCCGTGGCCCGCGCGCCGATCTTGACCATTGCCCCGACCTGGGCCTTGACGATGCCCGTGGCCTCCAGGACCTTGCGCACCGTGCCGCGCTGGATGGTCGTGGTGGCCAGGATGCGCGGCTCTCCGTCGCCGCGGTCCGCGAGCAGGTACCATGCGCCGACGGCCAGCAACGCCACGCCGACGGCTATGAGCAGGATCTTTCTCATGAGGGTTTCGCGCTCAGACGCCGGCCTTCACGAACGCCTGGGACACGATGGCCTGGGCCTCCTCCTGGATGCGCCGCAGGTGTTCGCGGCCTTTGAAGCTCTCGGTGTAGATCTTGTAGATGTCCTCGGTGCCCGAGGGCCTGGCCGCGAACCAGCCGTTCTCGGTCACGACCTTGAGCCCGCCGATGGGCGCGTCGCCCGCGGGCGAGCGCGTGAGCTTGGCCAGGATGGGCTCTCCGGCCAGGCTGTCCGCCGCGACGTGCTCGGGCGACAGGTTGGACAGAACCTTTTTCTGGGCTGCGTTGGCCGGGGCCTGCAACCGCTCGTAAATCGGCGCACCGAAGCGCTCGGTCAGGCCCGTGTAAAGCTCGCCGGGATCCCGCCCGGTCACGGCGGTGATCTCTGCGGCCAGCAGATTCATGACGATGCCGTCCTTGTCCGTGGTCCAGACCGTGCCGTCCTTGCGCAAAAAGCTCGCTCCGGCCGACTCCTCGCCTCCAAAGCCGTACTCGCCCGTGAGCAGACCCTGCACGAACCATTTGAAGCCCACGGGCACCTCGGCCAGGGAGCGGCCGAGCGCCTTGGCCACGCGGTCGACCATGCTGCTCGTTACCAGCGTCTTGCCCACGGCGCAGGACAGCTTCCAATCCGGACGATGCGTGAACAGGTAGTCGATGGCCACGGCCAGGTAATGGTTCGGGTTGAGCAGGCCGGCGGAGCGGGTCACGATGCCGTGGCGGTCGGCGTCGGGATCGTTGCCGAAGGCGATGTCGAAGCGGTCCTTGAGGTCGATCATGCCGGCCATGGCATAGGGCGAGGAACAATCCATGCGGATGGCTCCGTCCTTGTCCACGCGCATGAAGGCGAAGGTCGGGTCCACGCTGTCGTTGACCAGGCTTATGTCCAGGCCGTACCGCTCGGCCATGGGTTCCCAGAAGGCCAGCGACGCGCCGCCCAGAGGATCAACTCCGAGCTTGAGGCCTGCCTTGGCGATGGCCTGCATGTCCAGGACATTGGCCAGATCCTCGACATAGGGACACACGTAGTCGTGGGCGCGCGCCAAGCTTTGGGCCACGGCCTTATCGAAATCCAAACGCGGAATGGAGGACAGGCCTTGGGCCAGCAACTCGTTGGCCCGTGTCTCGATCCATTTGGTGACCGATGTTTCGGCCGGGCCGCCATGGGGCGGATTGTACTTGAAGCCGCCGTCGTCCGGAGGGTTGTGCGAGGGCGTGATGACAACGCCGTCGGCCAGACGCTCCGTGCGGCCCCGGTTATGGGTCAGGATGGCGTGGGAGATAACCGGCGTCGGCGTGTAGCCGCGACCCTGCTGGAAGCGGACATCCGCGCCGCAGGCCGCGAATACCTCCACGGACGTTAGAAAAGCCGGCTCGGACAAGGCGTGGGTGTCCATGCCCACGAAGAGCGGGCCGTCCACGCCGCGCGAGGCCCGATGCTCGCAAATGGCCTTGGCCATAGCCAGGATATGCGCCTCGTTGAAGCTCGCCTTGAACGAGCTGCCCCGATGGCCCGACGTGCCGAAAGCAACGCGTTGTGCGGCATCAGCGGGGTCCGGCCGCACGGTATAGTAGGCGGCCACGAGGCGCGACACGTTCACGAGCATATGCTTGTCTGGCTGTTTCCCTGCTTGGGGATGAACCGGCATTGTATGGGGCTCCTTGCGATTAGTGATCCTGTGAAGGCATTGGCGCGAGACGCTGTAGTCCACTGAACATACTATTGTCCTGACCGTTTTCCAACGCTTTTCGATCCACGCGCACGGAAGTCTCCCGTCGAAAGGCATTATCTCTATCACTCGGTGCGTTTCAACCTGCATGCACGAAAGCCGACAACGACTCGCAAAATTTGGCCTTGCTTGACCAGCCTTGGCAACTCGCCTAATGTCGGCAGACTTATGAACTGGGACTGGGAAAAGCTACAAGGCCAGCGTCGCAGGCAGGGTTATCAACCTCCGGAACCTGGCGAGATCCATGATCGCCTGAAGCGCTTCTCGAACCTGCGCTTTCCGGGCGGAGGCAAACTCATCATTCTGCTTTTGGTCGTCCTCTGGGGCCTGAGCGGATTCTATATCGTGCAGCCTGATGAGCGGGGTGTGGAAAAACGCTTCGGCAAGTTCACACAAATCACCGATCCGGGGCCGCATATCCATTGGCCATTCCCCATCGAGAGCGTGCACAAGCCCAAGGTGTCGGAAATCAAGCGCGTGGAGGTGGGCTTCCGTTCCGTTGCCCGCAATGGAACTCTCCAGCCCGGCCAGTACCGCTTGGTCCCCGAGGAGTCGCTCATGCTCACGGGCGACGAGAACATCGTGGACGTGCAGTTCATCGTGCAATACCAGATCTCTGATCCGGTAGACTACCTGTTCAATGTCGCGGAGCAGGAAAACACGGTCAAGTATGTAGCCCAAGCCACCATGCGTGAAGTTGTCGGCAACAGCGTAATCGACTCGGCCCTGACCACGGGCAAGTTCGTCATCCAGACGCAGACACGTGACCTCATGCAGGAAGTCCTGGACCGCTATCAGGCCGGCGTCCGCGTTATCGCCGTGCAGTTGCAGGACGTGCACCCGCCCAAGGAAGTCGTGGACGCCTTCAAGGACGTGGCCAGCGCGCGCGAGGACAAGAGCCGGCTCATCAACGAAGCCGAGGCTTATCGTAACGACATTCTGCCCAAGGCCAGGGGTCAGGTGGCTGTCATCGTCAACGAAGCCCAAGCCTACAA
This sequence is a window from Desulfocurvibacter africanus subsp. africanus DSM 2603. Protein-coding genes within it:
- a CDS encoding ABC transporter permease → MPDRRRMARLERIGRMAAQALWAYRLRSLFVVLGVGLGIASLTIIVAAVDGAQRKAREITENFGPDAAFVLGGDVLNRAVGMRTLTLSWTDLERIRQSLPGAYLVVPMRAKRNLKLRYGGTTIDLDSAIGSSANYAQAWDWPLAEGRDLNEEDVERGARVVLLGVVPTRELFGQRSPVGQTVYVNSIPFQVVGTLTERGASGGPGNPDERIVMPLTTLTQRFNLDRQYFRALRIKFRDPENMEANRENLRSFLRHLHGLEPGEPDDFTILTADEVLKFLSVIQGGLMVFLGVTSMVAMTVGGFVLANLFYLSVSERTKEIGLKKAVGASSSAILLQFLAEAVLLTLIGALVGVALGMGAAQFLERLEILEIQLSWRIFGIALFASLGIGVLFGLRPARSAARLDPIEALRG
- a CDS encoding ABC transporter ATP-binding protein, producing MPASLVRLREIHKRYQQGEQSVEVLKGVSLDIAQGEFVALQGASGSGKSTLLHIIGLLDQPSDGSYELEGRDVSRLSDDALSSLRNRMTGFIFQSFYLIPYATALDNVMLPGLYAGTPRAELRRRGHELLDRVGLGDRVGFTPAQLSGGQQQRVAIARALVNEPRILLADEPTGQLDSSTSGEIMDLIASIHATGMTVILVTHDEATATYAQRRVRVVDGRIEGQERVVPALAGG
- a CDS encoding rhodanese-like domain-containing protein; its protein translation is MNDEQDIQTLSAQKLREFINTHSESEYDLIDVRQPSEYEVSHIPGAKLLPLKEFVEHLGDIHPDRENIFYCSVGGRSMAAAVMAAESGAFRKGIYTLDGGIAAWNGKSLPDRPPMRLFESSRTLREALLTALELEKGSWLFYTELLKAPPKRFSCSSIQELADIKKSNARILHDTLKAVSSEEETEHMASFEKLFESLGGNIMASGDDPTPLLVWAKANYEDCEQLINLAVELEYRAYDLYRNMAFDAKNAEEEQAFLELSKREKQLLMRIAGEMDKAMAEIGRAA
- a CDS encoding efflux RND transporter periplasmic adaptor subunit, which produces MRKILLIAVGVALLAVGAWYLLADRGDGEPRILATTTIQRGTVRKVLEATGIVKAQVGAMVKIGARATGIIERMPVKVGDRVNQGDLVAVIDDREQQAEQAETEARLASAQAELSRVRQVYPLQIAEAQAQLDLAQAQYAYAQANFKRQQDLVARDVQPQDILDQARRDLDVSRNELEARQATLRRLRQEFEQELTKARRAVDVAQATLRSIKVRISYTRIITPISGLVSQVTAQEGETVVSGLQVTNLVTVIDPTRLEMWIYVDETDVGQVKPGMPVEFRVDSYQERMFQGRIEQIYPEPEIRDNIVYYRALVPLDPQQALALRPEMTTQCQIVVEQRENVPALPNTALKWVGDRQVVFMRGPDGKVREVNPQLGLQGLESSEIVNGLQVGDVVATQVVIPGLTVPQTSNGQRMAGGGGGGSGQRNSQDNGGPPGRPSEPGSSPGGSSGGGSGSGGENQ
- the rfbC gene encoding dTDP-4-dehydrorhamnose 3,5-epimerase, with amino-acid sequence MEVERTDIEGVLLIKPKAFGDHRGFFLETFQAQRYGQAGIGLPFVQDNLSRSRQGILRGLHFQRTYPQGKLVSVTRGRVFDVAVDIRPDSPTFGKWYGAVLDDENHHQLWVAPGLAHGFCVMSETADFTYKCTDYYHPEDEGCLRWNDPDIGIDWPVQSPTLSDKDAKAPSLRELFPQRFA
- the pgm gene encoding phosphoglucomutase (alpha-D-glucose-1,6-bisphosphate-dependent); amino-acid sequence: MPVHPQAGKQPDKHMLVNVSRLVAAYYTVRPDPADAAQRVAFGTSGHRGSSFKASFNEAHILAMAKAICEHRASRGVDGPLFVGMDTHALSEPAFLTSVEVFAACGADVRFQQGRGYTPTPVISHAILTHNRGRTERLADGVVITPSHNPPDDGGFKYNPPHGGPAETSVTKWIETRANELLAQGLSSIPRLDFDKAVAQSLARAHDYVCPYVEDLANVLDMQAIAKAGLKLGVDPLGGASLAFWEPMAERYGLDISLVNDSVDPTFAFMRVDKDGAIRMDCSSPYAMAGMIDLKDRFDIAFGNDPDADRHGIVTRSAGLLNPNHYLAVAIDYLFTHRPDWKLSCAVGKTLVTSSMVDRVAKALGRSLAEVPVGFKWFVQGLLTGEYGFGGEESAGASFLRKDGTVWTTDKDGIVMNLLAAEITAVTGRDPGELYTGLTERFGAPIYERLQAPANAAQKKVLSNLSPEHVAADSLAGEPILAKLTRSPAGDAPIGGLKVVTENGWFAARPSGTEDIYKIYTESFKGREHLRRIQEEAQAIVSQAFVKAGV
- a CDS encoding YhcH/YjgK/YiaL family protein, producing MIADVVENWSQYFGDRLDDALEFLRKLDASSPDGEFQIRGTDLFARVFGYLTRPRDQNNMEAHRRYIDIQAVLSGAEILEWHPLEGLTAISPYSSEKDAIVLGRPERPQGLTVLTPSRFVAYFPQDAHMGQIAFCGPEPIRKVVFKVALPLVQAAKL
- the hflK gene encoding FtsH protease activity modulator HflK; translation: MNWDWEKLQGQRRRQGYQPPEPGEIHDRLKRFSNLRFPGGGKLIILLLVVLWGLSGFYIVQPDERGVEKRFGKFTQITDPGPHIHWPFPIESVHKPKVSEIKRVEVGFRSVARNGTLQPGQYRLVPEESLMLTGDENIVDVQFIVQYQISDPVDYLFNVAEQENTVKYVAQATMREVVGNSVIDSALTTGKFVIQTQTRDLMQEVLDRYQAGVRVIAVQLQDVHPPKEVVDAFKDVASAREDKSRLINEAEAYRNDILPKARGQVAVIVNEAQAYKESQVLDARGGAEKFLAVLTEYRKAKDVTRQRMYLETMERIFSSSGLEKIILSSQTAGNVVPYLPLDKAAPRPKQDAAGGAGGKQ